Proteins encoded within one genomic window of Trichoderma asperellum chromosome 2, complete sequence:
- the SSP1 gene encoding protein kinase ssp1 (BUSCO:EOG092D412G), translated as MPVLPALSPQKRKRKLASGSILIGSTRTAKAPSTKAVVCYLRKLHLQETLSRLACIDCDDRAPLQTKPSQTKQQTNLITMSETGLPPNWEVRHSNSKNLPYYFNSVERTSRWEPPAGTDSEKLKHYMAAHHSAGSRPGAVPGVPEGKIRAAHLLVKHRDSRRPSSWREAEITRTKEEAMEIIKGHEQTIRSGASTLGDLAPTESDCSSARKRGDLGYFGRGEMQKEFEDVAFTLKVGELSDVVSTASGLHLIERLE; from the exons ATGCCTGTATTACCAGC CCTCTCCCCGCAGAAGCGAAAGCGCAAGCTTGCATCTGGATCCATCCTCATTGGCTCCACGCGGACTGCAAAAGCTCCATCCACCAAAGCTGTTGTTTGCTACCTTCGCAAACTCCACCTGCAAGAGACTCTCTCCCGCCTTGCCTGCATTGACTGCGACGACAGAGCACCTCTTCAgaccaagccaagccaaacCAAGCAGCAAACGAACTTGATCACAATG TCTGAAACCGGTCTCCCTCCAAACTGGGAGGTTCGACACTCCAACTCCAAGAACCTGCCCTACTACTTCAACTCGGTCGAGCGAACCTCACGATGGGAGCCTCCGGCGGGCACCGACAGCGAGAAGCTTAAGCACTACATGGCTGCCCACCACAGTGCTGGTTCGCGACCCGGAGCCGTCCCAGGCGTCCCCGAGGGCAAGATTCGAGCTGCCCACCTCCTAGTCAAGCACCGAGATAGTCGGCGGCCGAGCAGCTGGCGCGAG GCTGAAATCACACGAACCAAGGAAGAGGCCATGGAGATCATCAAGGGCCACGAGCAGACCATCCGATCTGGCGCCTCTACGCTTGGCGACCTTGCGCCCACAGAGTCCGACTGCTCCTCTGCCCGCAAGCGTGGCGATTTGGGCTACTTTGGCCGTGGCGAGATGCAAAAGGAATTTGAAGATGTGGCCTTTACGCTCAAGGTGGGAGAGCTGAGTGATGTTGTCTCGACGGCGAGCGGCCTGCACTTGATTGAAAG GTTGGAGTAA
- a CDS encoding uncharacterized protein (EggNog:ENOG41~TransMembrane:9 (o27-48i132-152o158-177i189-210o230-249i256-276o288-311i435-456o462-483i)), with the protein MTGTGVWRLRWNKAIAGGAGYLLVAAICLTSELLIWGLSRTLASARLEFFSTIVGMLLVFAVSTASWAIWKKTDAFYRRWLKARVDFINAHLGAGFSVPMIMLDQDEMLNGGEVGRVIGSFIATNIVSWMTVFFFSVVALSGITKLVPPETSRKGSFSSEKSIAPSSSFDEEISSADFEDVQNQPATQTQSRPSCSRIADSERQTGQNGQTAPSCNDDYESSTWSFLSRHYPILLSLTLVFTIGLPLAVAAHEERPLDGFILWFIWISSVRSQRAFKHSQFCSFSLPLKRGLATMMNPVLVTTLLMTGYTRAKASVLGSNGLTRTLKTFSGGTPLYAIWISAVNGVRIPNNPTGWFGAGDTALSILECGILVWGFKLSECRLQIFSIAGLLSIILCTIAAAGNVFISVIASRAIGLHESEALSFAARSTTLALAKPATEAIGGNSPVNAMLVVSNGILGQLLYPFILEKLGVSSHEDDETTTVPTTTHETMITNERSPIQPPLNGHLISLDTNRAISFFPKSWHQTASTTDSPVTVAAGIAIGINGAAMGVSYLYETRSRAAPYAALSMMVFGVMTVVFTTVEPFKSILISLASR; encoded by the exons ATGACCGGCACAGGCGTCTGGCGGCTTCGCTGGAACAAGGCCATTGCTGGAGGAGCCGGATATTTGCTGGTTGCAGCGATTTGCTTAACGAGTGAGCTGCTGATTTGGGGCCTGAGTCGGACATTGGCTTCGGCAAGGCTCGAGTTCTTCTCGACTATCGTCGGCATGTTGCTGGTTTTTGCTGTGAGCACGGCGAGCTGGGCGATATGGAAGAAGACGGATGCCTTCTATCGGAGGTGGCTCAAGGCAAGG GTTGACTTTATCAATGCTCATTTGGGAGCGGGATTCTCTGTGCCGATGATCATGCTGGACCAAGACGAGATGCTCAATGGCGGCGAAGTTGGGAGGGTGATTGGCTCATTCA TTGCGACCAATATTGTGTCTTGGATGAccgtgtttttcttttccgtcGTGGCCCTCAGCGGAATCACAAAACTAGTACCGCCAGAAACTTCAAGAAAAGGCTCATTTAGCTCAGAAAAGAGCATtgcgccgtcgtcgtccttTGACGAAGAGATCAGCTCGGCCGATTTTGAAGACGTTCAGAACCAACCAGCTACACAAACACAAAGCAGGCCCTCGTGCTCGAGGATTGCAGATTCCGAGAGGCAAACAGGTCAAAACGGGCAAACTGCGCCGTCTTGCAATGATGACTATGAATCCTCCACTTGGAGCTTCCTATCACGACACTACCCGATTCTACTCTCACTCACTCTCGTCTTCACTATCGGCTTGCCCTTGGCCGTTGCCGCCCACGAGGAGCGTCCCCTAGACGGCTTCATCCTCTGGTTCATCTGGATATCCTCTGTCCGATCTCAACGCGCTTTTAAACACTCTCAGTTCTGcagcttttctcttccattaAAGCGTGGCCTAGCGACAATGATGAATCCCGTCCTCGTAACCACGCTGCTTATGACGGGATACACCAGGGCCAAAGCCTCGGTTTTAGGATCCAATGGCCTTACCAGGACATTGAAGACATTCAGCGGAGGCACTCCTCTCTATGCCATCTGGATATCTGCCGTCAATGGCGTCCGGATACCTAATAACCCAACTGGCTGGTTTGGCGCTGGCGACACTGCGCTCTCGATACTCGAATGCGGCATTCTTGTATGGGGCTTCAAGCTCTCGGAATGTCGCCTCCAAATCTTTAGCATTGCCGGCCTCCTCTCCATAATACTATGCACTATAGCCGCAGCAGGCAACGTCTTCATCTCTGTTATCGCTAGTCGAGCTATAGGTCTCCATGAATCTGAGGCTCTCAGCTTCGCCGCCAGAAGCACAACACTCGCCTTGGCGAAGCCTGCTACAGAGGCGATTGGTGGGAACAGCCCAGTCAATGCGATGCTCGTAGTGAGCAATGGCATACTGGGGCAGCTACTATATCCCTTTATCTTGGAAAAGTTGGGAGTGAGCAGccatgaagacgacgagacAACGACAGTTCCAACTACAACTCATGAGACAATGATCACTAATGAACGTTCACCCATACAACCACCCCTAAATGGCCATCTTATCTCTCTCGACACCAACAGGGCAATATCCTTCTTCCCCAAGTCGTGGCACCAAACCGCCTCCACAACAGACAGCCCCGTCACTGTCGCCGCAGGCATAGCCATCGGCATCAACGGCGCCGCAATGGGCGTATCTTATCTCTACGAAACACGAAGCCGCGCCGCACCATATGCAGCCCTGTCGATGATGGTCTTTGGCGTAATGACTGTGGTGTTTACGACGGTGGAGCCGTTTAAAAGCATACTCATCAGCTTGGCGAGCCGATGA
- a CDS encoding uncharacterized protein (TransMembrane:9 (o6-31i119-139o145-164i176-197o217-236i243-263o275-298i422-443o449-470i)~EggNog:ENOG41) translates to MIMLDQDEMLNGGEVGRVIGSFIATNIVSWMTVFFFSVVALSGITKLVPPETSRKGSFSSEKSIAPSSSFDEEISSADFEDVQNQPATQTQSRPSCSRIADSERQTGQNGQTAPSCNDDYESSTWSFLSRHYPILLSLTLVFTIGLPLAVAAHEERPLDGFILWFIWISSVRSQRAFKHSQFCSFSLPLKRGLATMMNPVLVTTLLMTGYTRAKASVLGSNGLTRTLKTFSGGTPLYAIWISAVNGVRIPNNPTGWFGAGDTALSILECGILVWGFKLSECRLQIFSIAGLLSIILCTIAAAGNVFISVIASRAIGLHESEALSFAARSTTLALAKPATEAIGGNSPVNAMLVVSNGILGQLLYPFILEKLGVSSHEDDETTTVPTTTHETMITNERSPIQPPLNGHLISLDTNRAISFFPKSWHQTASTTDSPVTVAAGIAIGINGAAMGVSYLYETRSRAAPYAALSMMVFGVMTVVFTTVEPFKSILISLASR, encoded by the exons ATGATCATGCTGGACCAAGACGAGATGCTCAATGGCGGCGAAGTTGGGAGGGTGATTGGCTCATTCA TTGCGACCAATATTGTGTCTTGGATGAccgtgtttttcttttccgtcGTGGCCCTCAGCGGAATCACAAAACTAGTACCGCCAGAAACTTCAAGAAAAGGCTCATTTAGCTCAGAAAAGAGCATtgcgccgtcgtcgtccttTGACGAAGAGATCAGCTCGGCCGATTTTGAAGACGTTCAGAACCAACCAGCTACACAAACACAAAGCAGGCCCTCGTGCTCGAGGATTGCAGATTCCGAGAGGCAAACAGGTCAAAACGGGCAAACTGCGCCGTCTTGCAATGATGACTATGAATCCTCCACTTGGAGCTTCCTATCACGACACTACCCGATTCTACTCTCACTCACTCTCGTCTTCACTATCGGCTTGCCCTTGGCCGTTGCCGCCCACGAGGAGCGTCCCCTAGACGGCTTCATCCTCTGGTTCATCTGGATATCCTCTGTCCGATCTCAACGCGCTTTTAAACACTCTCAGTTCTGcagcttttctcttccattaAAGCGTGGCCTAGCGACAATGATGAATCCCGTCCTCGTAACCACGCTGCTTATGACGGGATACACCAGGGCCAAAGCCTCGGTTTTAGGATCCAATGGCCTTACCAGGACATTGAAGACATTCAGCGGAGGCACTCCTCTCTATGCCATCTGGATATCTGCCGTCAATGGCGTCCGGATACCTAATAACCCAACTGGCTGGTTTGGCGCTGGCGACACTGCGCTCTCGATACTCGAATGCGGCATTCTTGTATGGGGCTTCAAGCTCTCGGAATGTCGCCTCCAAATCTTTAGCATTGCCGGCCTCCTCTCCATAATACTATGCACTATAGCCGCAGCAGGCAACGTCTTCATCTCTGTTATCGCTAGTCGAGCTATAGGTCTCCATGAATCTGAGGCTCTCAGCTTCGCCGCCAGAAGCACAACACTCGCCTTGGCGAAGCCTGCTACAGAGGCGATTGGTGGGAACAGCCCAGTCAATGCGATGCTCGTAGTGAGCAATGGCATACTGGGGCAGCTACTATATCCCTTTATCTTGGAAAAGTTGGGAGTGAGCAGccatgaagacgacgagacAACGACAGTTCCAACTACAACTCATGAGACAATGATCACTAATGAACGTTCACCCATACAACCACCCCTAAATGGCCATCTTATCTCTCTCGACACCAACAGGGCAATATCCTTCTTCCCCAAGTCGTGGCACCAAACCGCCTCCACAACAGACAGCCCCGTCACTGTCGCCGCAGGCATAGCCATCGGCATCAACGGCGCCGCAATGGGCGTATCTTATCTCTACGAAACACGAAGCCGCGCCGCACCATATGCAGCCCTGTCGATGATGGTCTTTGGCGTAATGACTGTGGTGTTTACGACGGTGGAGCCGTTTAAAAGCATACTCATCAGCTTGGCGAGCCGATGA
- a CDS encoding uncharacterized protein (EggNog:ENOG41~TransMembrane:11 (o15-37i49-70o126-147i231-251o257-276i288-309o329-348i355-375o387-410i534-555o561-582i)) → MVDLLLAVLVATNIVSWMTVFFFSVVALSGITKLVPPETSRKGSFSSEKSIAPSSSFDEEISSADFEDVQNQPATQTQSRPSCSRIADSERQTGQNGQTAPSCNDDYESSTWSFLSRHYPILLSLTLVFTIGLPLAVAAHEERPLDGFILWFIWISSVRSQRAFKHSQFCSFSLPLKRGLATMMNPVLVTTLLMTGYTRAKASVLGSNGLTRTLKTFSGGTPLYAIWISAVNGVRIPNNPTGWFGAGDTALSILECGILVWGFKLSECRLQIFSIAGLLSIILCTIAAAGNVFISVIASRAIGLHESEALSFAARSTTLALAKPATEAIGGNSPVNAMLVVSNGILGQLLYPFILEKLGVSSHEDDETTTVPTTTHETMITNERSPIQPPLNGHLISLDTNRAISFFPKSWHQTASTTDSPVTVAAGIAIGINGAAMGVSYLYETRSRAAPYAALSMMVFGVMTVVFTTVEPFKSILISLASR, encoded by the coding sequence ATGGTTGACTTACTTTTGGCCGTCCTAGTTGCGACCAATATTGTGTCTTGGATGAccgtgtttttcttttccgtcGTGGCCCTCAGCGGAATCACAAAACTAGTACCGCCAGAAACTTCAAGAAAAGGCTCATTTAGCTCAGAAAAGAGCATtgcgccgtcgtcgtccttTGACGAAGAGATCAGCTCGGCCGATTTTGAAGACGTTCAGAACCAACCAGCTACACAAACACAAAGCAGGCCCTCGTGCTCGAGGATTGCAGATTCCGAGAGGCAAACAGGTCAAAACGGGCAAACTGCGCCGTCTTGCAATGATGACTATGAATCCTCCACTTGGAGCTTCCTATCACGACACTACCCGATTCTACTCTCACTCACTCTCGTCTTCACTATCGGCTTGCCCTTGGCCGTTGCCGCCCACGAGGAGCGTCCCCTAGACGGCTTCATCCTCTGGTTCATCTGGATATCCTCTGTCCGATCTCAACGCGCTTTTAAACACTCTCAGTTCTGcagcttttctcttccattaAAGCGTGGCCTAGCGACAATGATGAATCCCGTCCTCGTAACCACGCTGCTTATGACGGGATACACCAGGGCCAAAGCCTCGGTTTTAGGATCCAATGGCCTTACCAGGACATTGAAGACATTCAGCGGAGGCACTCCTCTCTATGCCATCTGGATATCTGCCGTCAATGGCGTCCGGATACCTAATAACCCAACTGGCTGGTTTGGCGCTGGCGACACTGCGCTCTCGATACTCGAATGCGGCATTCTTGTATGGGGCTTCAAGCTCTCGGAATGTCGCCTCCAAATCTTTAGCATTGCCGGCCTCCTCTCCATAATACTATGCACTATAGCCGCAGCAGGCAACGTCTTCATCTCTGTTATCGCTAGTCGAGCTATAGGTCTCCATGAATCTGAGGCTCTCAGCTTCGCCGCCAGAAGCACAACACTCGCCTTGGCGAAGCCTGCTACAGAGGCGATTGGTGGGAACAGCCCAGTCAATGCGATGCTCGTAGTGAGCAATGGCATACTGGGGCAGCTACTATATCCCTTTATCTTGGAAAAGTTGGGAGTGAGCAGccatgaagacgacgagacAACGACAGTTCCAACTACAACTCATGAGACAATGATCACTAATGAACGTTCACCCATACAACCACCCCTAAATGGCCATCTTATCTCTCTCGACACCAACAGGGCAATATCCTTCTTCCCCAAGTCGTGGCACCAAACCGCCTCCACAACAGACAGCCCCGTCACTGTCGCCGCAGGCATAGCCATCGGCATCAACGGCGCCGCAATGGGCGTATCTTATCTCTACGAAACACGAAGCCGCGCCGCACCATATGCAGCCCTGTCGATGATGGTCTTTGGCGTAATGACTGTGGTGTTTACGACGGTGGAGCCGTTTAAAAGCATACTCATCAGCTTGGCGAGCCGATGA
- a CDS encoding uncharacterized protein (EggNog:ENOG41) yields MDLETRVQAEALLLKAARTYGVQVRRDEVQQHLRHDHYGAALAEWASLHLTTDNLLSPDELAIYSTLDRNGQVDILANLHDLSEVQGVTEDDIKVAIDELRRSTESITKQSETLRQQQDALSRLVRRRAENDARRRDLDLDRQSKAESERQRAAAEVEAASQSLAFRISDLEEQGTQAGSNLKGTLGDIFRADDKLLANLQKLGWELEQPDPDETSKIDKLRETCSRLVNITVETVRAKLDTTYMDTLVEAERSGRVQPSTHDEVKALEAEVDSLHSEILSVAQMSVEQQHLEQALQTVSAEGGQSAMRTSNALEYINKCLDHLVGRLDQIQGRIETHLSHQAAAASLISTAKMEMAVEILPPVKQPSSSAPASIFPTSPSKSSNTPARKHSNTVGSHHHRRRSSGVADEPPLDTLMYGLSVPSSVSEETDGRTQIVALSKILEERSKKTDEIARNAQETFEMGALAQLNDTRLAIQLVRDSVLAESPFNEPRLVDPEISGSITLLAADVEGAKDRLSLVEGQRRDRKSEKRDEFVERWG; encoded by the exons ATGGATCTGGAGACCAGGGTGCAAGCTGAAGCCCTTCTGTTGAAGGCTGCCCGCACGTATGGCGTCCAAGTGCGCAGGGATGAGGTTCAACAGCATCTCAGACACGACCACTACGGCGCCGCATTGGCTGAGTGGGCGAGTTTGCATCTCACGACCGATAATCTCCTGTCACCTGATGAGTTGGCAAT ATACTCTACACTAGACAGGAACGGCCAGGTGGATATCCTGGCCAATCTCCACGACCTGTCCGAAGTACAAGGCGTTACCGAGGACGATATCAAAGTCGCCATTGATGAACTCAGGAGATCAACGGAGAGCATAACCAAGCAGAGCGAGACATTGCGTCAGCAACAAGATGCCCTATCGCGCCTGGTGAGAAGGCGTGCTGAGAACGATGCGCGCCGGCGGGATCTTGACCTGGACAGGCAAAGTAAAGCTGAGTCGGAGCGGCAACGAGCTGCCGCAGAG GTGGAGGCAGCTTCTCAAAGTCTTGCCTTTCGCATTTCTGATCTTGAAGAGCAGGGAACGCAGGCTGGATCCAATCTCAAGGGCACTCTAGGCGATATATTTCGTGCCGATGATAAACTCTTGGCCAATTTACAGAAGCTGGGatgggagctggagcagccAGACCCAGATGAAACGTCCAAGATTGACAAGCTGCGTGAGACATGTTCGCG GCTGGTCAACATTACGGTTGAGACCGTTCGGGCCAAACTAGATACCACCTACATGGACACTCTTGTGGAAGCCGAGCGCTCGGGCCGCGTCCAGCCTTCGACGCATGACGAAGTCAAGGCTCTCGAGGCAGAGGTTGATTCTCTGCACTCGGAAATACTGTCTGTAGCCCAGATGTCTGTGGAACAGCAGCACCTTGAACAGGCTCTCCAAACCGTTTCTGCAGAAGGAGGCCAAAGTGCGATGCGCACGTCCAATGCCCTGGAATAC ATTAACAAATGCCTTGATCACTTGGTTGGTCGTCTTGATCAAATCCAAGGTCGCATTGAGACTCACTTGTCGCACCAGGCTGCCGCCGCGTCACTCATCTCCACcgccaagatggagatggccgTCGAGATTTTGCCGCCTGTGAAGCAGCCATCGTCATCTGCCCCGGCCTCAATTTTCCCCACATCTCCGAGCAAGAGTAGTAATACTCCTGCACGGAAGCACTCCAACACCGTTGGttcccaccaccaccgccgtaGGTCGTCTGGTGTCGCGGACGAGCCTCCACTCGACACACTCATGTACGGTCTGTCGGTCCCTTCGTCAGTGTCTGAAGAAACCGACGGTAGGACACAGATAGTGGCTCTGTCGAAAATCCTCGAGGAGCGATCGAAGAAGACCGATGAGATTGCTCGAAATGCGCAGGAGACGTTTGAAATGGGTGCGCTGGCGCAGCTAAACGATACTCGGCTTGCCATCCAGTTGGTGCGGGACAGTGTGTTGGCTGAGAGTCCGTTCAATGAGCCGAGACTGGTTGATCCGGAGATTTCGGGCTCCATCACCCTTTTGGCGGCTGATGTGGAGGGTGCCAAAGACAGGCTATCGCTTGTTGAGGGCCAGAGAAGGGATCGCAAGAGCGAGAAGCGAGACGAGTTTGTCGAACGATGGGGATAG
- a CDS encoding uncharacterized protein (EggNog:ENOG41), with amino-acid sequence MLSAGILESRLDALYNQLETLRPDSSNDELESFAAFFSEDCVVNFESMREANDPSLGREGVVAKLRDVMKHLYLERRTVVSQTISESESLVFSEMRNRYNVHSEVLDDFPETLVATFDDEGLITNFRLYGCRSHILIMIQKATGEGPFSAEEMTKW; translated from the exons ATGCTCTCCGCCGGCATCCTCGAAAGTCGTCTCGACGCCCTCTACAACCAACTCGAAACCCTACGCCCCGACTCTTCCAACGACGAACTTGAAAGCTttgctgccttcttctccgaaGACTGCGTCGTAAATTTCGAAAGCATGCGAGAGGCGAACGACCCTTCGCTCGGCAGAGAAGGCGTCGTCGCAAAACTGCGTGACGTTATGAAGCACCTGTACCTCGAGCGGCGGACTGTTGTCAGCCAGACGATTAGTGAATCTGAATCGCTTGTCTTCAGCGAAATGAGGAACAGATATAATGTGCACTCAGAGGTGTTGGACGATTTCCCGGAGACGCTCGTTGCGACATTTGACGACGAGGGCTTGATTACAAACTTCCGGTTGTATGGCTGCAGAAGTCATATCCTGATTATGATCCAAAAGGCGACTGGAGAGGGACCCTTTTCAGCGGAAGAAATGACAAA ATGGTAA
- a CDS encoding uncharacterized protein (EggNog:ENOG41~SECRETED:SignalP(1-20)), producing the protein MVRLSVASALTFALSVYALGDPAGAKNVGNGAGGQFIGGQCLSSKDCASTCCAFIAGGGVCSGIGAQFQAGKSGCGFGDGGAPPQPSASSGSGNSGSTSNAGTSANVPAGFNTAVGDPAGVKNLGNGKAQQFITGICLSDADCASGCCAGLNGGAVCSGVGAQTQNGKTGCGFNANGGSSSAPASNSNSGSSSGSNSGSSSGSASNGVAIPAGFNTAVGDPAGVKNLGNGKAQQFITGICLSNADCASGCCAGLKGGAVCSGVGAQTQNGKTGCGFNANAKRSFEFSRIARRFNA; encoded by the exons ATGGTTCGCTTGTCAGTCGCCTCAGCTCTTACTT TCGCTCTTTCAGTCTACGCCCTTGGCGACCCTGCTGGTGCCAAGAATGTTGGAAATGGCGCAGGTGGACAATTCATTGGCGGCCAGTGCTTGTCTAGCAAGGACTGCGCTTCGACTTGCTGCGCTTTCATAgccggtggtggtgtttgCTCT GGTATTGGTGCCCAGTTCCAGGCTGGGAAATCAGGTTGTGGTTTTGGTGACGGTGGTGCTCCTCCTCAGCCCAGTGCTTCTTCCGGCAGCGGAAACTCTGGCTCTACATCCAACGCTGGCACTTCTGCCAATGTTCCCGCTGGATTCAACACCGCTGTTGGTGACCCAGCTGGTGTCAAGAACCTCGGTAACGGCAAGGCCCAGCAGTTCATTACTGGTATCTGCCTCAGCGATGCCGACTGTGCCTCTGGCTGCTGCGCCGGCTTGAACGGCGGTGCTGTCTGCTCTGGCGTTGGTGCTCAGACTCAAAACGGCAAGACTGGCTGTGGCTTCAATGCCAACGGcggctcttcttctgcccctGCGTCCAACTCCAACAGCGGCTCAAGCTCTGGCTCAAACTCTGGATCAAGCTCCGGCTCTGCTAGCAACGGTGTTGCTATTCCCGCTGGTTTCAACACCGCTGTCGGTGACCCAGCTGGTGTCAAGAACCTTGGCAACGGCAAGGCCCAGCAGTTCATTACTGGTATCTGCCTCAGCAATGCCGACTGTGCCTCTGGTTGCTGCGCTGGTCTCAAGGGCGGTGCCGTCTGCTCCGGTGTTGGCGCCCAGACTCAGAACGGCAAGACTGGCTGCGGTTTCAATGCCAACGCCAAGCGAAGCTTCGAGTTCTCTCGCATTGCCCGACGATTCAACGCTTAA
- a CDS encoding uncharacterized protein (TransMembrane:8 (i12-31o75-93i114-136o148-168i282-301o313-332i395-417o429-448i)): protein MAAAKHKYEFGGPLGAGSLVFGLPVLLYFFYFTCNDLTGCPAPALLEPQSLSLKQLKDQIPWPEDGIWGFASWKASGWMMSYYVLSLVLYRVLPGQELYGTKLRESGRPLKYKLNAFSSSLVQLAACAIGTLLYGVNFPLWTFIDDNYLQLYTANLILAILISIFVYLRSFSVKPGNSELRELAQGGHTGNIMYDFFIGRELNPRVTLPFFGEVDLKVWLEMRPGLTGWILLDLAFVAKQYRTFGSVSDSILFVTLVQGYYVLEGQYAESGLLGMMDTITDGLGFMLTFGDIVWVPFLYSTQARYLSVYPLQLGWAGISVVSAVFAVGLYIFRASNSQKRIFRTQPDHPSVKNMSYIQTKRGTRLLADGWWGVSRHINYFGDWLQASPFSLPTGMAGYVILPAGAAATAGASVATMLDGRQVVQGAARGWGMVYTYFYVVYFASLLIYRERRDDAACTEKYGEDWAKYKKAVKWRILPGVY from the exons atggcagcggcaaaaCACAAATATGAATTCGGTGGCCC ATTAGGCGCCGGATCGCTTGTCTTTGGTCTCCCGGTTCTgctctatttcttttactttacctGCAATGACCTCACTGGCTGCCCTGCCCCTGCGCTCCTTGAGCCTCAATCTCTCTCATTAAAGCAGCTCAAAGATCAAATTCCATGGCCTGAGGATGGTATCTGGGGCTTTGCCAGCTGGAAGGCCAGCGGCTGGATGATGAGTTACTACGTACTCAGCCTGGTGCTGTATCGAGTGCTGCCCGGACAGGAGCTCTATGGCACAAAGCTGAGAGAATCAGGCCGTCCATTAAAGTACAAGTTGAATG CGTTTTCTTCTAGTCTTGTTCAACTTGCTGCATGCGCCATTGGAACGCTATTATACGGCGTTAATTTCCCTCTCTGGACCTTTATCGACGACAATTACTTGCAGCTATACACAGCCAATCTAATCCTCGCAATTTTGATTTCAATATTTGTATACCTGCGAAGTTTTAGTGTCAAGCCAGGTAATAGTGAATTGAGAGAGCTCGCACAGGGCGGCCACACCGGTAATATCATGTACGACTTCTTCATCGGCCGTGAACTCAACCCTCGCGTCACCCTCCCCTTCTTTGGCGAGGTTGATCTCAAAGTCTGGCTGGAAATGCGGCCTGGTTTGACGGGCTGGATCCTCCTCGACCTTGCCTTTGTTGCAAAGCAGTACCGCACATTCGGATCTGTGTCCGACAGCATTCTCTTCGTTACCTTGGTCCAAGGATACTACGTCCTCGAAGGACAATATGCCGAATCAGGACTTCTTGGCATGATGGATACAATCACAGATGGGCTGGGCTTCATGCTAACGTTTGGGGACATTGTCTGGGTGCCATTTCTTTATTCCACGCAAGCCCGCTACCTCTCTGTGTACCCACTGCAACTTGGCTGGGCAGGAATCTCCGTCGTATCAGCAGTCTTTGCCGTTGGACTGTACATCTTTCGGGCGTCCAACTCGCAGAAACGCATCTTTCGCACGCAGCCAGACCACCCCAGCGTTAAAAACATGTCTTACATACAAACTAAGCGAGGCACAAGACTTCTTGCGGATGGATGGTGGGGAGTGTCGCGCCACATCAATTACTTTGGAGACTGGCTACAGGCATCGCCTTTCAGCCTTCCCACTGGCATGGCAGGATATGTGATTCTGCCAGCCGGGGCTGCTGCCACAGCGGGAGCAAGCGTGGCTACAATGCTTGATGGTAGACAAGTGGTCCAAGGAGCGGCAAGAGGATGGGGCATGGTTTACACGTATTTCTACGTGGTGTATTTCGCCTCGCTGCTGATATATCGCGAGAGAAGGGATGATGCGGCGTGCACAGAGAAGTATGGAGAAGATTGGGCCAAGTACAAAAAGGCAGTTAAGTGGAGGATTTTGCCTGGTGTTTACTAG